Below is a window of Myxococcus guangdongensis DNA.
ACAGCAGCGCGGTGAGGTACCAGGCGGGCGCGTAGTCCAGGCGGATGAACCCGTGCACGCTCCAGCGGTGCGGCGCGTAGTCCCAGGGGCAGCGGCCCAGCAGCTTCTTCAGCAACCACCCCGTGGCGTACTCCGCCCCGAAGATGAGGGCCGTGTAGGCCAGCGCCCTCACGGGCCGGGGCAGGGGCTTGAGCCGCGCGGAGACCTCCTCCAGCGCCAGCGCCGTGCCCCCGTAGATGGGGTGCATCCACAGATAGGTCTGCGCCGTGGCGCTCCTGTCCCGGCGCAGGGCCGCGTTCGCCCCCGTGAAGAGGACCTCCAGCACCCAACCCGTGCACCCGTAGAGCAGGA
It encodes the following:
- a CDS encoding putative ABC transporter permease, yielding MLSRFLLYGCTGWVLEVLFTGANAALRRDRSATAQTYLWMHPIYGGTALALEEVSARLKPLPRPVRALAYTALIFGAEYATGWLLKKLLGRCPWDYAPHRWSVHGFIRLDYAPAWYLTALLFEPVRDGLLHVTSEALRHTPEYREAEEAGVVPAGCLPEGEAEQAGVVATRFEQAQVVEVSP